CCGAGATCGGGGTCCGGGTCTACGCCCAGCCGGGCGGAGGCGGCTGCTGCGGCGGCGGCAGCGCGGTGCAGTTCGGGCTCGCGTTCGCCAAGCCCCGGGCCGACGACGAGGTCGTCCGCGCGGACGGCTTCCAGCTCCTCATCGATCCGACGAGCACCCAGTTCGTCGACGGCGCGGTCATCGACTACGTCGAGGACCTCAACCAGTCCGGCTTCAAGATCACCAACCCGACCCTCCCCGAGCCGGATGCCGCCGGCCGGGCGGGGGGATGCGGGTCCTGCGGCAGCAACTCCTCGAACGGCGGCGGCTGCGGCTGCGGGCACTAGCGGACGGGGTTCGACGAGGGCGTCGGCTGGATCGCATCGCCCGGGCCCGGGCCCTCCCGCGCCGGCGCGTCGCGCCCCGGGCGCCCGCGCGCGAGGCGGGGCCCGCGCCGACGGGGGCCCGGCGTGAGCGAGCTCGCGCTGCGGAGCATCGACCTGCGCAAGACCTACCGCTCGCGCGGGGCCCCTCCGGTGGCCGCGCTCGTCGGGGTGTCCATGGAGGTGCGCCGGGGCGAGCGCGTGGCGCTGCTCGGCCGCAACGGCGCGGGGAAGACCACGTTCCTGAAGATCGCCTCGACCTTGCTGCGCCCGACCTCTGGATCGGTCGAGATCTTTGGCCTCGACGCTGTGCGAACGCCCGACCGCGCGCGCCCGTACATCGCGGTCGTCCCGCAGGAAGGCAAGCCGTTCTCCCACCTCTCCCCGCGCGAGCAGGTGTACACGTACCTGCGGGCGCGGGGGATCTCCCGCGAGACCGCGAAGGCCCGCACCGAGGAGGCGCTGAGCCGCATGGGACTCCAGGAGATCGCCGATCGTCTCTCCGTGACGCTCAGCGGTGGGCAGCGCCAGCGCACGATGGTCGCGACGGTCATCGCCACGGAGGCGCCGCTCCTGTTCCTGGACGAGCCCACGATCGGCATGGACCCGTTCGCGCGCCGCGAGGTGTGGGCTTCGCTGCGGGAACTCACGCAGAAGGGCTCGACGATCCTGCTGACGACCCACTACCTGGACGAGGCCGAGGTCCTGAGCCAGCGCCTCTACATCGTCGAGCGGGGCTCGGTCCTCGTGAGCGGGACCGCAGAGGACCTCAAGCGCTCGGTCGGCGGCACCCTACGGGTGTCGATGCCGAGCGGGGCGGGCCAGCTCGAGGCGTTCCGCTCCTTCGGGGAGTGCACGGCGGACGGGAGCGCGCTCACCGTCATCGTGCTGCCGCACCGGCTGGGCGAGCTGATGGACCTCGCCGTCGAGCGCGGTCTCACGGCCACGGTCGGCCCCGTGACGCTCGAGGAGGCGTTCCTGAAGGCCGTGGGACGGTCGATCGATGAGGACTGAGCCGGCTGCGACGGCCGCCCGGGCGTTCCGGGGGACGGCGGCGTTCCTCTGGGCCGAGGTGCTCCAGCAGCAGAACGAGCGCCTGGCGATGGCGACCTCGATGGTCGTCCAGTCGGTGATCCTCGTCTTCGTCTACATCCTCGACCCGTCGCTGCTCGGGGTCGCCTTCGTGGGCGCGATCCTCTTCTCGACGTTCGTGATGGGCCAGCGGGTCCTCAACGAGGCCGCCTACCTGAGGATCGACCACAAGGCGAACGACCTGTACCTCGCCGGGCCGATGACCCCCGAGGCGTACTTCCTCGGCATGTCGGTCGGCATCCTGATCGTCTACCTGCCGCCGGTCGTCCTGCTCGGCGTGCTCGCCACCCTCATCGTCCCGCTCTCGGTCGCGACCGGCCTTCTGCTGCTCGGCCTCTCGGGCGTCGTCTGGCTCGCGGCGGCGTCGATCGGCTACATCTTCTCGACGTTCTTCCGGGACAACCGGGCGATCTGGGCGTACTCGAGCCTGTTCTTCAACATCTTCGGGGTCCTCGCACCGGTCTTCTATCCGCTCGGCTACTTCCCGGCCGCCCTCCGCCCGTTGGTGCTCCTGATGCCGCCGAGCGCGGCCGCGGCGCTGATGCAGTCGGTGCTCGGGGTGACCCAGCTGCCGCCGCTCGAGGTGGCCCTGGCCGCCGGCGGCCTCGTGGTCGAGGCGCTCGCGCTGTTCGCCGTCGCGGTCTACTGGGCCCGGCGGACCGTGCGGGGGGAGTAGATGGCGACCGTCGAGGGCCGCCTGCCCGACGTCCCGACCGAGGGCCGCGCGCTCCCCGCCTTCGGGATCGTGGGCTGGCGGTGGATCTCGCGGAACCCGGCGGTAGCGATCACCCCGGTGCTCCTGCCGTTCATCTTTCTGTACTTCCTCTCGCTGATCTCGCCGCCGTCGCTCCTGCCGCTCGAGATCGTCGGGGCGATGCTGTTCACGATGCAGAACATCGGCTCCTGGACGCTCGGCGACAGCGCGTTCTGGCGGATCGAGAGCTCGCTGCAGGACCTGTTCGTCGCGAGCCCGTTGAGCCGGGTCCGCTACCTGTTCGGGATCGCGTTCTCGAACCTGATCGCGATGCTGCCCGCGCTCGCGATCCTGACGGCGCTGCTCGCCTGGGTCGGCGGCGCGCGGGGGGTGCCCCTGACGCCGTTCGGCGCCCTCGCCCTCTTCGTGGCCCTCTTCACGTTGTGGGTCCTCTTCTCGTCGGTCGGCATCGCGATCTCGAGCCGGATCCACACCCAGCGGGAGATCTGGCCGGTGGGCAATCTCACGTTCACGATCCTCGGGATGCTGTCGCCGCTGTACTACCCGCTAGCGGCCCTCCCGCCGCTGTGGCAGGACGTGGCTCGGTTCCTGCCGACCACCTACGCCGCGCTGCTCGTCCAGGGGGCGCTCGGGATCACGCCCGCGACGCCGACCGAGCTGGCGCTCTACGCCGGGCTGCTCGCGGCGAGCGCGATCGTCGGGCTCACGATCACCCTGCGACTCTACCGGTGGGGCGAAGGGTGAGCCGGCGGCCCTCCGGGGGGCCCGTCCGCTGCGCCCCATCCGCCTCCGGTCGCGAAACGTTCAAGCGGGGGACCGCCATGGTACACGCGGTGCGCTCACCGACCCTGGATCGTTCCGTATTCCGCCCCGGCCCCTCGGCCGCGGGGCCGGTCGGTCGGCGCGATCGATGCTGGCGTTCCTCCCGCTCGGGAGGCCCGTAGGAGAGCCAAGCGATGGGCAACGACGAGTTCGACGAGATTCTGAGCGCGCTCGACCGCGAGACGGCCCGGATCCGCGTGCGCGCGGAGCCCCGCCGGTACAACAAGCCCGCCACCGTGATCGGCGGTTTCCCACCCGGCGTCGACCTCGCCGAGACGACCCGGGCGCTCAAGAACCGGCTCGCGACCGGAGGCTCGGTGGTGGACGGCGAGGTGTACCTCCAGGGCGACCACCGGGCCCGCATCCGCGACGAGCTCGCCCGCCTCGGCTTCGACCCCGAGACGATCGAGATCTCGGACGCCCCGCTGCCGAAGCGCGGTCGGCACGGCTGATCGCTCGCACGCAGAAGGTGCGGGGTTCTCAAGTCCCGCCACCGTTCCCGCGCGAAATCGGTGGCCTTAGGCGCGGAATGCAGCCTCCGTCGAGGGTATATCCTCACGCGCGTCGGGCCGCGGCGAAGAACCATGGCCGCGTACGCGCATCCGGACGTCCTGGTCGACACCGCATGGCTGGCCGAGCATCTCAACGATCCGAAGGTCCGGATCGCCGAGGTCGACTACGACCCGGCCGCGAACTACGAGCTGGGCCACGTGCCGGGCTCCGTGCTCTTCGACTGGCGCAAGGACATCAACGACCCGATCAAGCGTGACATCCTCTCCTCCGAGGCGCTCACCGCGCTGTTCCACCGGGCCGGAGTCGATCCCGACACCACGCTCGTCCTCTACGGCGACTTCAACAACTGGTTCGCCGCGTTCGCCTTCTGGGTGTTCACGTACTACGGCGCCAAGCACCTGAAGATCCTGAACGGGGGCCGCAAGAAGTGGATCGCCGAGGACCGGCCGCTATCCAAGGACGTCCCGAAGGTGCCGGCAGGCTCGTTCACGGCGCACGCTGCGGACGCCAAGCTGCGGGCGTTCCTGGACGACGTCCGCGCCGCCCTTCCCGAGGTGAAGGCCGGCAAGCTCGGCCTGGTCGACGTGCGGGGGCCCAAGGAGTTCTCCGGCGAGATCACCGCGCCCCCGGAGTATCCGACCGAGCACGCCCAGCGCGGGGGCCACATCCCCGGCGCGAAGAACATCCCGTGGGCCCAGGCCGTCCAGGACGATGGCACGTTCAAGAGCCGCGACGAGCTCGAGACCCTCTACGGCTCCAAGGGGATCACGGGGCAGGTGCCGGTGATCACGTACTGCCGCATCGGCGAGCGCTCGAGCCACACCTGGTTCGTCCTGAAGTACCTCCTCGGGTACCCGGACGTGCGCAACTACGACGGCTCGTGGACCGAGTGGGGGAACCTGGTCCGCACCCCGATCGAGAAGGCGTAGGCGCCTAGTCCCGGCGGGGACGGCGCGGCCGGGGGGCCGCCTCCTTGCGGACGAGGAACTGGTGCAGGTTCCCTTCCGAACGGTGCGCGAGCAGGCGCTCGCCGGTCTGGTCCGCCCAGCGCTCCATCTCGATCGGGCTCGTCGGATCGTCGGTGACGAGGAGGACCGCCGTCCCGGCCGGGCGCGCGCGCAACTCCTCGTTGAGCAGCGTCAGCACCGCGGAGCACTCGAGACCGATCTCGTAGAGCTCGAGGTCGGGCGTCTGGGGCCAGCAACGGATCCGCTGCGCCCGGATGCGCTCGGCGAGGCGCCCGGCGATCGCACCCGCGGTCTCGAGCCCGTGCGGCGGACCGGTCGGGCGTACGCGGACGACCCACCCGTCGTCGTACGGCGCGTCGTTGAGCAGCCGGGGCCGGATCGCGATCGCCGCGTTCCGCTCGAGCACGGTCGCGTCGACGGGTAGCCGCACGGCGCCCGTGAGGCGGACGCTCTCGATCGTGGCGACGCTCCGCCCTCGGACGACCACGCCCTCGACCGGCCGGAACGTCACCTCCCGGAACGGTCCGGCGAACCACACGAGCGGACCGATGAGCCCGACCCGCGCGCTGACGCCCGTCGCTTCGGGCTGGTACCAGACGTCGTGCTCGAGGTCATAGAGTCGGTCCTCCGGCACCGGGCACCCGCCGATCTCCACGCATATCGGACGGGGCCGACGCCCATTAGCCTCTCGCGCGCAACACGCTTTTGGCTTCCGGCCGGCTCATGGCCGCTCCCATGGCGGGGCGGTGGGCGGAGGGAGCCTCCTCGGCCGCGCCCGGGCGCGCGCGCTGCCGGTGCGGCCACCTGCCGACGCACCACATGGTGGTGGTCCCGCTGAGCGGCGCCGCCGGAGCTCGGCTCGAGGCGAGCGGTCCGTGCGCCGTGTGCGGCGAGGCGGCGTGCCGCCACTACTCGGCCGGAGCCCCGACGCTCGGCTAGCCGTACGCGGCCAGGATCAGGTAATCCTTGAGCCGGTGCAGCCGGTCGTCCCACAGGTGGAAGTGGAAGGAGCGGGCGGCTTCCCACGCTTCGCCCGCGCCCCAGCCGCTGTGCTCGAGCGTCACGTCGATCCCCTCGGGCGACTCCTGCAGCCGCACGTAGACGTGCGTGCGCGGCTCGGGCCGGTTCATCAGATCCGCGAACTCGGTCGGGCCCAACCAGCTGAAGCCGATGTCGACGTCCGGCGTGAGCTGCCGGATCCGACCGGTGCTCTCGAAGGCGACGGGTCCGTCCCAGGCGAGGTAGTACTCCCCACCGACCCGCGCCTCCACCCGCGCCCGGTCGGCCAGCCAGCCCGTCAGCTGCCGGGGGTCCGTGAACGCGGCGTGGATCATCGGGAGGGGGAGGGGGATCGTGACCTGGACGAGGATCGGATCGAGCGGATCGTCCGGCACGGGAGCGCGCTCCCCGAGCGGGCCTAAAGGGTTTTCGCGGAGGCGCTTCCGCGACTGCGAGAAGAAGGGGAAAGTTTATGCCTCGGAGCTCTCACGCATCCGTGCGTATGCACGCGCAAATGCGAGCCGGAGCGCTGGTCGCCGCCGTAGCCGTTCTGATGGTCGTCTCCACGATGGGACTCGTGAGCGGGGCGCTCGCAGCGACGCCCTCCGCGGGGGCACCGGCCGCGATGCCGGCCGTGGCGGCCGCGACGAGCCATGCCTCGGGCTCGACCCTCCCGTCCGTGCCATCGAACCACGCGAGCGCCGCCGTCCCCTCGGCCCCCGCGTCCATCCCCGCGCCTCCCACTCCGCTCGAAGCCAAGACCGCCGCCAGTTCCCAGGCGGCTTCCACCCTCCAGTCCCTCGAATCGAGGGGCGTCCCGCTCCACGACATCTACCTGCCGGACTACGCGGCGGCGGACCACGCCCCCTCTTCGGGCGTGGTGCAACTCTCCTACGGGAGCGGCCCGGCCCCCTGGGGGATCGGGGAGTTCGGACTTCGCAACGTCTCCGGCGTGATCACGCCGTTCACCCTCACCACGACCAAGGTCGCCGCGAGCTTCTCGACCGGGGAGCTGACCGGCCTCTCCCCGGACATCAGCGGGCCGGACCAGTACGGCGTCCAGGTCAACGCGGTCCTCAACAACGTCACGATCGAGGGCAGCCACGGCTACCAGTTCTGGACCCAGAACGTCTTCGACTTCTATCCCGCGCTGCACCAGATCGTCTTCGTCAGCAACATCTGGAACTTCTCGGCGATCCCGATCGCCTGCAACACCTTCTACTCCACGGACGGGAACTTCGTCTGCCCGGTGTACTACTACGGGGAGTCGGCCCTGATGCCGGCCTCCTACCCGTTCACCGTCAACTTCTGGATGAACTCCTCCCTCATCGGCGGGCGCGATGCCGTGTTCTTCAACTACTCGGTGAACAGCGGCGCCGGGGTCGAGTACGGCTCGTTCAACTACGCGATCTTCAACTCCCTCGCGCCCGGCGGCAACCCGGCCGCCACGCCGGTGCCGGCGTACGTCGCGACCGGCTCCGCCTACAACCCGATCGGGCTGCTCGACGACATGGAGATCATGATCGGCGGGCCCGGTGGCGGATCGAACTTCGATCTGTTGGGCGCCGAGAGCACGTACATGACCCTGCAGTACTTCAACGACAGCGCGGACGCCTTCCAGAACGTCCCGTCCGCCTACAACGTCGGCGGGGACACCGGCGAGACCTCCTACGGCGTCAGCGCGGCCTGGTCGTCGTTCGCCACGAACCCCGGCTACGGCCCGGCGGCCTGCGCGGCCTGCGCGCTCCTCACCGCGGGCCCATCCCTCCTGCGGGGGATGTGGAACGTGAGCGCCGCCCCGCAGGTGACGGACTGGGTGGACCAGCCGTACCTGGTCCTGACGACCAACTCCTACGACCCGTTCATGTTCGTGGCACCCGGGGCGGTCTTCACCGGCTGGCAGACGACGGACTGGTCGCTCTTCCAGTGGGCGCCCGGCCAGCTCGCGCCGGACTCGCTCTACAACCTCGGGCCCGAGCTGGGCCTCGTGCTGCCGACCGGGGAGTACACGGTGATCTTCCTGCAGGCGAACTACGACCCGCTCGAGGTGGTGGTCGACCTGACCAGCGGCGCCTACTTCCACCAGTACGCGATGACCCCCGACACCACGACCGGCGTCTACACGCCGCTGTGGGCGCAGAACGAGACCGCCGCGGGGTACGTCGCGAGCGGGATCGACGGCTTTGGCAACTACCTGTTGATGAACAACCAGTACGCGGACGTCGGCTCGATCCCGTGCTTCTCGGACTTCGGCTGCGCGAGCTTCCCGTTCTTCGGGACGGCGAACGACTACCTGTATCCCATCTTCCCCGGCGTGATGCTGAACGACGTGGAGGAGGTGGACATCGTGAACCCCCCGAGCTTCCAGACGGCATTGCTGCCGCTCGACGCGCTGGCGGTCGCGTTCTGGGGCGTCCCGAGCACCAACGACCTCCAGTTCTTCATCAATGATTCCTACGACGTGAACTTCCTCGGCGGGTCCGTCGGAGGCTGGTGGCTCTACGCCTCGTACTACGGGCCGCTCCAGTCCCTCGGCAGCGTGACCTACTGGAACACCTCGGACAGCTACATCAACGGCGTGACGTTCGACGGCGCCGGCATGGGCCTCTTCCTCTACGGGGGCTACGACAACGAGATCGTGAACTGCTCGTTCTACACGTCGATCCCGAGCTCCCCCGATCCCTATGCGACCCTCGCCGCCTACTGGGGCGGGATCGGGCTGGTCGACGCGGACTGGGGCGACGCGGGACCCTACGGGGCGGCCGGCGCCTACGAGTGCGACTACTGCGACGCGATCTACAACAACATCTTCGACACGTTCGTCACGGCGACCTCGCTCGTCTACGATCCGTACACCGGCAGCTTGCCCGCCCTGTTCCCGTACGCCTTCAGCGAGGCCTGGAACGTCGCCTACACCCCCGGCGTCACGAACATCATCGGCGGGGACTACCTGGGCGGCAACTACTGGTGGGACTACGGCTACTACTGGAACCCGTACAACGTCCTGCCCGACGTGGAGTTCAACCCGATCGTCGAGCTCGAGTTTGGCGTGCCGGCGGCGTTCATCTGCATGTCGGTCTACTTCTACTGCGACTACGGCGGCGGCGACTACTACCCGCTCGTTCCGCAGCCGGTCTACCAGATGACGTTCAAGGAGGTCGGCCTGCCGGCCGGGGTTTCCTGGGGCGTCAGCATCTACGTCGAGTACACGAGCGGCTCGGAGGAGCAGTACGACTGGCAGACCGGCTACGTCGAGAACGAGACGCTCGCGCCGGGGGAGGTCAACCTCTCCGAGACCGCGGGCGCCTGGGAGTACTACCCGTACACGAGCGATCCGTACCTCGCCGCGGCGAACGCGGTCGCGCTGATCACCGACGCGTCGATCGTCGTCACCGTGGTGTTCCAGAAGGCCT
This window of the Thermoplasmata archaeon genome carries:
- a CDS encoding iron-sulfur cluster assembly accessory protein; this encodes MIHVEIRPAAVDQVKTLIRGQKPEIGVRVYAQPGGGGCCGGGSAVQFGLAFAKPRADDEVVRADGFQLLIDPTSTQFVDGAVIDYVEDLNQSGFKITNPTLPEPDAAGRAGGCGSCGSNSSNGGGCGCGH
- a CDS encoding ABC transporter ATP-binding protein, whose amino-acid sequence is MSELALRSIDLRKTYRSRGAPPVAALVGVSMEVRRGERVALLGRNGAGKTTFLKIASTLLRPTSGSVEIFGLDAVRTPDRARPYIAVVPQEGKPFSHLSPREQVYTYLRARGISRETAKARTEEALSRMGLQEIADRLSVTLSGGQRQRTMVATVIATEAPLLFLDEPTIGMDPFARREVWASLRELTQKGSTILLTTHYLDEAEVLSQRLYIVERGSVLVSGTAEDLKRSVGGTLRVSMPSGAGQLEAFRSFGECTADGSALTVIVLPHRLGELMDLAVERGLTATVGPVTLEEAFLKAVGRSIDED
- a CDS encoding ABC transporter permease → MATVEGRLPDVPTEGRALPAFGIVGWRWISRNPAVAITPVLLPFIFLYFLSLISPPSLLPLEIVGAMLFTMQNIGSWTLGDSAFWRIESSLQDLFVASPLSRVRYLFGIAFSNLIAMLPALAILTALLAWVGGARGVPLTPFGALALFVALFTLWVLFSSVGIAISSRIHTQREIWPVGNLTFTILGMLSPLYYPLAALPPLWQDVARFLPTTYAALLVQGALGITPATPTELALYAGLLAASAIVGLTITLRLYRWGEG
- a CDS encoding sulfurtransferase; amino-acid sequence: MAAYAHPDVLVDTAWLAEHLNDPKVRIAEVDYDPAANYELGHVPGSVLFDWRKDINDPIKRDILSSEALTALFHRAGVDPDTTLVLYGDFNNWFAAFAFWVFTYYGAKHLKILNGGRKKWIAEDRPLSKDVPKVPAGSFTAHAADAKLRAFLDDVRAALPEVKAGKLGLVDVRGPKEFSGEITAPPEYPTEHAQRGGHIPGAKNIPWAQAVQDDGTFKSRDELETLYGSKGITGQVPVITYCRIGERSSHTWFVLKYLLGYPDVRNYDGSWTEWGNLVRTPIEKA
- a CDS encoding SRPBCC domain-containing protein produces the protein MPDDPLDPILVQVTIPLPLPMIHAAFTDPRQLTGWLADRARVEARVGGEYYLAWDGPVAFESTGRIRQLTPDVDIGFSWLGPTEFADLMNRPEPRTHVYVRLQESPEGIDVTLEHSGWGAGEAWEAARSFHFHLWDDRLHRLKDYLILAAYG
- a CDS encoding thermopsin family protease, coding for MVVSTMGLVSGALAATPSAGAPAAMPAVAAATSHASGSTLPSVPSNHASAAVPSAPASIPAPPTPLEAKTAASSQAASTLQSLESRGVPLHDIYLPDYAAADHAPSSGVVQLSYGSGPAPWGIGEFGLRNVSGVITPFTLTTTKVAASFSTGELTGLSPDISGPDQYGVQVNAVLNNVTIEGSHGYQFWTQNVFDFYPALHQIVFVSNIWNFSAIPIACNTFYSTDGNFVCPVYYYGESALMPASYPFTVNFWMNSSLIGGRDAVFFNYSVNSGAGVEYGSFNYAIFNSLAPGGNPAATPVPAYVATGSAYNPIGLLDDMEIMIGGPGGGSNFDLLGAESTYMTLQYFNDSADAFQNVPSAYNVGGDTGETSYGVSAAWSSFATNPGYGPAACAACALLTAGPSLLRGMWNVSAAPQVTDWVDQPYLVLTTNSYDPFMFVAPGAVFTGWQTTDWSLFQWAPGQLAPDSLYNLGPELGLVLPTGEYTVIFLQANYDPLEVVVDLTSGAYFHQYAMTPDTTTGVYTPLWAQNETAAGYVASGIDGFGNYLLMNNQYADVGSIPCFSDFGCASFPFFGTANDYLYPIFPGVMLNDVEEVDIVNPPSFQTALLPLDALAVAFWGVPSTNDLQFFINDSYDVNFLGGSVGGWWLYASYYGPLQSLGSVTYWNTSDSYINGVTFDGAGMGLFLYGGYDNEIVNCSFYTSIPSSPDPYATLAAYWGGIGLVDADWGDAGPYGAAGAYECDYCDAIYNNIFDTFVTATSLVYDPYTGSLPALFPYAFSEAWNVAYTPGVTNIIGGDYLGGNYWWDYGYYWNPYNVLPDVEFNPIVELEFGVPAAFICMSVYFYCDYGGGDYYPLVPQPVYQMTFKEVGLPAGVSWGVSIYVEYTSGSEEQYDWQTGYVENETLAPGEVNLSETAGAWEYYPYTSDPYLAAANAVALITDASIVVTVVFQKAYVLNVTESGLPAHAYWEAYAFGGPNEEYFGEVENTSSILLVGLLPGDYTLYAVAEGNWYATTESQSITIVAANVSASVAFIAAYVLTVHETGLPADSGWEFSYTSATGGYSGTWIIFGASELNVSLPALNYTWSALAPGYTAVPASGSAALTGNTTLSITFGASASLVFTASGLPGGTPWTVALTEFGVTTYYTTTAGSLTIAVAAGSVSYAISSAGFTATPSSGIASPGAGATTEVAVSFAAPTGTLSGTISTGGATLYVDGAKEVLGSGGSFSVTLPAGVHTVEVTASGYQTYFNNVSVSAGKTTTLSIALTATPSTGLAGISSLGWILIALLAAIAVILLVTTLVFARRGRRPPPPTPYAASP